In Ferrimicrobium sp., the DNA window CTCGTCATCGTAGTACAACTTCGAGGTGTGCGCCACGTACAGGTACAACAGCTAGATCGTACAGGTCTATCGATTGATGAATCGCTTGAGGTTGATCCGCTCGGTGTCTCTCGTGACCGATGGTTGGTGCGGTTTACCTCGGGGACGTACTCTGTTAGCGCGTACGTGTGTGGTCCAGGGTACTTCCGTTCGTAGCCTGCCATTGTCGATCACCGACCTACGTTCATGGGGTTATCAAAATCGCCGAGCCTTAGGCATTTGGGTGACGAGGCTGCACCTGTGGTATCCGTGAGGGTAGCGCACCGCAACCTCTTCTCGTAGCCGAAGTGCAATGCCTATCTACGAGGTGTGGGGTGGTCGCTGGCGTGGGTCACCAACCCACCCGTCGGTAGCTAGGGCTTCCATTACGATAGTCGTTGGAACACTCGCGCCGTTTCCGGAGTTCTTGGAGAACTGATCGGTGGAAGAGACCCACCTAAAAAGCACATGTTCTGTCGCAAAGGTACGACTCGGAAACGTGCTCAGGTGTAGAGCGGCAGCGGTAAGGAGACCCTGTGGGACGATCTCGTTATACCTATGGAACGCGTTGGTGAGCCACCCCTTGCGGTGTTGGCGGCAATGACGGTATCGCCAATTTACGACATCGAGATTCGACGTGTCTAGTCGCCAACGTTGAATCCATTGCGATATTGCCGTACTGTCCTCGGTTTGTGGTCAACGTGTCGTGTCCACCGAAACGGCATCAGGTGCGGGCCGTGTCGCGGTGACATGTCTTCTGCGAACCAGGAACACGCTCATTACTACCAGCACGAGTACAACTGCGACGTCGATATCACGGGGCGTCACAACGGTCGAGCCCTGCGCGAGATTACGCATGCTGATGAGGTCGATCATCGCTCCCTTGGTGTCCAGACTCAATCCGGCCAGGCACTGGGTCCGCGATGGGCACGAGATCGTGCTAACAAAACCTGCAGGATGATCGACCAAGCCCTGGCCCCGCGGGAGCGTGACCCGACTCCAACTCGCGCCACCGTTGGAGGAACCGAGTAGTACGGCAGGGCCAATGCCAGCAAGACCTGTAGCAAGGCATTTAGCTACTGTGGAGCATGAGAGTTGGTTCAGGAGTACATAGTGGCCGACCAGCCCGAGTCCAGCAGGGAGCGTGACCTGACTCCAACTCGCGCCACCGTTGGTCGAACGAAGAACAACCGCACCCTTGGTACCGTTGCCCGCCGCCAGGCACCGGGTCCGCGATGGGCAGGTGATGCCAGAAATGCCACTTAAATCCCCAGTCAACCCGAGTCCAGCGGGGAGCCGTGCTGGGTGCATTGGCGAACTGGCTTTGGCAAGAGCTGGTGCCGGTATGATCGCCAACGATAAGCTCGTCGCGACAAGGATGATCAGAGTGATCAAGAACCGGAACGATGGGTGCCGACAACGCGAGGGACGCGACTTAGTCGATGCCGAATCTTGGTTACGAGGCCTGTTTTGGATCAAGTGCACCCCCATGTTGATCGCTCTGCTCACCTCGTCGCCAGCTTGTTTTGGTGTACTGCACGATGATGAACCTTGGTCACCGTTGTGTGCCACGGTTGTCATTGCACCCGGGCGGTAGTGATCGCATTCCCACCTGGGCAGTATAACGCCCATTGTTCTAGACGTCAATTCGGTCATAGTTCGCTGAGGTCTGGTTTTTGTGCTCTCCTTATGGCTCAGCGGCTGATCGCTGCTACAGTTCAATGCGAGGAAGATCTATCGAATGAGACGCCAGAGCGATACCAATAAAGCAGCGACTCTCGGATCACTGGCCGTGTATTTAGGGAGATGCCTCAATGACTCGTCGGCGAGTGAAGACCTTGCCGGACACACTCCATGGTCTTGCTTATGTGGTTGGCGATACCGAAAAGGCGCTCGCCAATTGATCGAGACCGACAAAACCCATTGTTAGAGCCTGGTGGTGGAAGCGTTTGAGATTGAAGTCTTGTCCTTCGCGACGTCGAACCTGTTCGCGAATGGCGAGCCAGGCGCGTTCGCCCAACTTGTAACTGGTGGCTTGGGCAGGCCAGCCGAGATAGCGGTCGATTTCGGAGGTGGCAAAGATGACATCAATGCCAGCCATGTTGCGGAGGAATTCGATTGCGGATTCACGCGTCCAGTGTTCGGGTGCCCCTGGGAGGATATTATGTGGAACTGGGTAGTCGTGGTGTAGGCCGATGTCAATGACGACTCTGGCTGCTCGGAACGCCTGTGACGATAACATCCCGAGGCGATAACTAGCCTCCTCGAAGAAGCCCAATTCGTCCATCAGCCTTTCGGCGTAGAGCGCCCAACCCTCAATGTGGCCAGAGCTTCCGCCAAGGATCCTTTGGAAAGGGTTGAGTCGCTCGCCAAGCCACGTCGCATAGCCGATCTGAAGATGGTGACCAGGAACACCCTCATGGTAGACGGTAGAGAGTTCGTGCCAGAGGGGAAACTCCGTCCGTCCTTGGGTCGGATACCAGGTTCGGCCGGGCCGTGACAGATCCATCGATGGCGGCGTGTAGTACATGGCAGCCGCGCCACCGGCTGGAGCTAACATCGCTTCGATGTGTTGGATCGGGGCAGGGATATCGAAATGCACGCCGTTCAGGACCGCGACAGCGCCATCGAGGACCTGTTGGTTCCAGAGCGCGAAGGCGTCAGCGCCGTGGATGACCAGCGATGGGTCATGCTCAAGATGGGCGATCACTGCATGAATACCCGCGCCGGGAAGGATCTTCTCCGCTTCTATCTCCATCTCGCGACGGATGCGCTGCAGTTCCTCAAAGCCCCACCGGTAGGACTCCTGGGGATCAAAGGTCGCTCCGTTAAAGAGCTGGCAGTAGAGCCGCCAGCGATCTCCACCGACCCCGTCAACGGAGGTGCTACGTGGGAGATACTCCTGCTCGAAGAAGGTGGCGAGGTCGACGTAGGCCGACGCAGCCTCTTGGCAGGCGGCCTCAAAATCCATGTGGTCCCCTGGTAGCTGCCGATGATACGAAGCGGCGAGCTCTTCGAAGTAGGAGGGTCCCCCCGGTGTCGCCGTCCGTCGCGCCAACCGGGCCGCCTCGAGCACCTGGCGCTGCGAGGCGACGAGCCCTTGCGCAAGGCCCAAACGTAGACCTTGTTGATAACTCGCCAACGACGCGCGCACCCTGCGCAACCGCTCGGCGATCGTCTCCCAGTCCTCTACGGTGGCACGGGGCATCAGGTCGATGGCGTGCTTGATCTGGTGTTGGGGTGAGGCGATCACGTTGATCTCCGCCATCCATTCTCCTGCGTCATGAAGGGCGAGTTGCGTACTGAGGCGTTCAATCATCAGGTGTTGGGCGACGATCTCGTCATCACTTGCGTCGATGATGCGCGCTTTGGCCAAAATCGATCTGTCGAGATCCGCTTTTGCCACAACTCCAGTGGCCGAGTAGTCGGGAAGACCCGCTGGATCATCCCCGATGCCGAGTTCTGTGGCGAGGATAGGATCGAGTTGCAGGCGATTGGCGAGGTACTCGTTGGCGAGTTCGTTAATGGATTCGGTCATAGGGTGTTGTCTCCTCGGGTCGTGCTGTGGTCCTCGTACGGGCGGTGGGTGGGGATATCTGGCTTGTTCATCTGGTATTGGCCAAGGAGCCAGGCCAGCTGGTTTGGATGCATCTGCCCTATCCTACAGCCTCGCTGAGGAGGTCTCCAGAAGCAACCTGGTCGCTTGCGACAACTCAATCATGGAGCCGGTGGTCGGGCTCGAACCGACGACCTGACGATTACAAATCGCCTGCGCTACCAGCTGCGCCACACCGGCTGACATCTGCTAGAGCCTATCGGGTCGCGTCGGTGGGTTAGGCGCTCTTGGGCGCGCCTTCTTTGTCGTACGTTGTTTACCGTAGCTTTCCCTTGTGGATAACTGGGAGGCCTAGCTTGGTTGTTGGACCGAGAGAAGGGAGCGTTGTGGAGTCGTTGCGCTTTGTCGCTCAGCGCGAGTTGACACCAGGATTGATGGGTGGTTTTCACGATTTGCGAGCAGAGGGCGAGCCTTGTCCGATGCCATCTGGGAGGCGGTTGCTGCACCTTTTGCACCTGTCAGATATTCAGCTGGCGGATGTGAAATCACCGGCTCGATATGAGTGGGTGAACTCCTTCTTTGGTGTGCCTGGCTTTGAAGAGCTGATCCCGGGTTATCGGGCCCAGGAGTTCCTTGTTGCCCACGCGCTTGTCGCCATGTTGCGC includes these proteins:
- a CDS encoding DUF885 domain-containing protein gives rise to the protein MTESINELANEYLANRLQLDPILATELGIGDDPAGLPDYSATGVVAKADLDRSILAKARIIDASDDEIVAQHLMIERLSTQLALHDAGEWMAEINVIASPQHQIKHAIDLMPRATVEDWETIAERLRRVRASLASYQQGLRLGLAQGLVASQRQVLEAARLARRTATPGGPSYFEELAASYHRQLPGDHMDFEAACQEAASAYVDLATFFEQEYLPRSTSVDGVGGDRWRLYCQLFNGATFDPQESYRWGFEELQRIRREMEIEAEKILPGAGIHAVIAHLEHDPSLVIHGADAFALWNQQVLDGAVAVLNGVHFDIPAPIQHIEAMLAPAGGAAAMYYTPPSMDLSRPGRTWYPTQGRTEFPLWHELSTVYHEGVPGHHLQIGYATWLGERLNPFQRILGGSSGHIEGWALYAERLMDELGFFEEASYRLGMLSSQAFRAARVVIDIGLHHDYPVPHNILPGAPEHWTRESAIEFLRNMAGIDVIFATSEIDRYLGWPAQATSYKLGERAWLAIREQVRRREGQDFNLKRFHHQALTMGFVGLDQLASAFSVSPTT